From the Streptomyces sp. Sge12 genome, the window CGCCACGGTGACGCCGGGGTGGACCGAGGCCAGGCGCATCGAGTGGCCGGGCCCGGCGAAGTCGAGGACGCCGAGGTCGCTGACCACCCGGGGCAGCCGGTGGAAGCGGGTCACCCCGGCCGCCTCCGCCCGGTCGTAGCCGACCCCGCTGACCATGTCGACGCGCTCGACGAACACCCGCGCGGAGTGCCGGGGGATCCAGTAACTCACCGGATTGTTGAGGGTGTTGACAGGGGCGCCCCGTACCCCGAGGAGTTGGCGGGCCGGTCGCTCCCAGTCGCCGATGCAGGAGATGTTCTGGTTGCCGAACCGGTCGATCTGGCTGGCGCCCATCATCACGTGCCGCCGGCCACCGGTGACCATCGCCAGGTGGCGCCGGTACGGGAGCCAGCCCTCGGCCGTGCCGTCGAGCCCGACGAGCATGGCCTCGCCGTCGGTCAGCAGCAGATCGGGGGAGAAGGTGCGCTTCGCGAGCCGGGCACCGAAGGAGGGGATCAGGCCCATCGGACTGGCGAGGACCTCGCCGTTGTCGCGCCAGGCCTCGGCGCACGCGATCACGCAGTACTCGGCG encodes:
- a CDS encoding CoA-transferase subunit beta: MTTTAPRTVTRAEYCVIACAEAWRDNGEVLASPMGLIPSFGARLAKRTFSPDLLLTDGEAMLVGLDGTAEGWLPYRRHLAMVTGGRRHVMMGASQIDRFGNQNISCIGDWERPARQLLGVRGAPVNTLNNPVSYWIPRHSARVFVERVDMVSGVGYDRAEAAGVTRFHRLPRVVSDLGVLDFAGPGHSMRLASVHPGVTVADVLAATGFEPAVTGEVPCTREPTAEELRLIREVIDPEGLRDREVRA